GCGGCCAGGCGGGGAAAGCCCGCTTCACCCCCGTGCCTGATCCGACTGCCCCGTCAGCAATCGTCATATCGGGAAGGATGAGCCTGACCTTCCCCCGGTAGCATGGCCTTCCAATGGCATACGCCCTGCGGCTCGACCGGGGCACCCTCGTGATGTACGAGGTCCCCGAGGCTGTGGCGGGTCTCTTCGTCTGGGACGCCCGCAGCCAGTCCTGGCGTGCGCCGGGCAAGGCGTACCGGGACGTGATGGAGCGGCTGCGGGAGGCCGGTGTCCCCGTCCGGGACGAGGCCGCGACCTTCCAGAAACTTGAACTCGGCTACGCCCGCGAGGTCACCCCCTACCCCCACCAGCAACTCGCGCTGAACGCCTGGAAAAAGGCGGGTCGGCGCGGCGTGGTCGTCCTCCCCACCGGGGCGGGCAAGACGCTCGTGGCGCAACTGGCGATGCGGGACACGCCGCGCAGCACCCTGATCTGCGTGCCGACCCTCGACCTGCTGCACCAGTGGTATTCCGGGCTGCTCGCGGCCTTCCCCGACGCGCAGATCGGCCTGCTCGGCGGCGGCAGCCGGGACGAGACGCCCATCCTGATCAGCACGTACGACTCCGCCGCCATCCACGCCGAGCAGTTGGCGGGAAGGTACGCCCTCCAGATTTTCGACGAGGCCCACCACCTCCCGAGCGACTTCCACCGCTCGGTGGCCGAGCTGGGCCTGGCGCCCTACCGGCTGGCCCTGACCGCGACCCCCAAACGCGGCGACGGGCGGGAGGTCCACCTGGAAGACCTCGTCGGCCCGGTGGTGTACCAGTGCGCCCCGGAGGACCTGGCGGGGGACACCCTGGCGGACTACCGCGAGGTCATCATCAAGGTGCGGCTGAGCCCCGCCGAGCAGCGCCACTACGACGACCTGATCCGGCAGCGCAACGACTTCCTGCGGCGCGACAACATCCGGCTGGGCAATCTGGAGGGGTGGCAGCAGTTCATCCTGAGCACCGGCACCCCGCAGGGCAAGGCCGCCATGCGCGCCCACCGGGAGGCCCGCAGCATGGCCTACGGCACCGAGGGTAAGCTGCGCGTGCTGGAGGAACTCCTGGCGAACCACCCCTCCGAGCGCACGCTGATCTTCACGGACGACAACGCCACCGTCTACCGGATCAGCCACGACTTCCTGATTCCCGCGATCACCCACCAGACCCCGGTGCGCGAGCGCCACGCCCTGCTGGAGAAATTTAGGAGCGGGGCCTACCGGGTCCTCGTGACCAGCCGCGTGCTCAACGAGGGGGTGGACGTGCCGGAGGCGAGCGTGGCGGTCGTCCTCTCGGGCACGGCGACGGAGCGCGAACACATCCAGCGCCTGGGCCGGATTTTGCGGAAGGCGGAGGGCAAGAACGCCGTGCTGTACGAGGTCGTCACCGAGGGCACCAGTGAGGAGCGGGTCAGCCAGCAGCGCCGCGGCCAGTGGCAGCCCGGCCAGGCCGCCTTCACCCCCACCTGGGAGGACCTGAATGCTCCCCACTGACCTGCTGATGTTCCGCGTGAAGGCCGGGCTGGTCGAGCCCCGGCGGCTCAAGGCCACGACGAACAACCTCCGGCTGGCCGAGCAGGCCATCGCTGCCTTCGAGGCGAACATCGGCAAACGCCGCCTGGACCTGGACGAGGACCTCAAGGCGCTGGAGGCGGGGCGGCAGGACTTCAAGGTGCTGCGGGGAATGGCCCACCTGTTGGCGACCGGCGCCGCCACCTTCGAGACTGGGGGCGACGTGGAGCCGGGGGCGGTGCGGGCGAAGGTGTTCGAGCTGGCCCAGGCCCATCCGCCCAGTCGCCACCGCCGGACGCTGATCTTGGAGCAGGCGGCGGCGGCCCTCTCCGGGGAGACCCGGCTGCGGGCGGAGGACGTTTCCGAACTGCTCTACGCCGACCTGCCGGACCAGCAGCGGCTCGTGGCCTTCGATCCGCCCGAGCCGCGGGAGTTGCTGGAGCGCTTCAATCTCGCCCAAGCCCAGGGGATGCTCTACCGCGCCTACAGCCTGATCATCACCGCCCGGCGTAACGAGCCCGCCCGCTACAAGCAAATGCTCAAGTACACGAAGTTCTTCGGCCTGATGGTGACGGTGGAGGGGGACGCGAACTACGGCTTCACGCTCACGATGGACGGCCCGACCTCCCTCTTCGGGGGCACGACGCGCTACGGCCTGGCGCTGGCGAAGTTCCTGCCCGCCCTGCTCCACGTCACAAAATGGGACCTGACGGCCACTCTCAAGCCCCGCAAGGACCTCGCCTGGGTGGACCCGGGGGACGAGGAGTGGTCCTTCCAGCTCACCAGCGAGGACGGCTACGTGAGCCACTACAAGCCGCCCGAGGAGCACGACAGCGCCCTGGAGGCGGGCTTCAGCGACCGCTTCGCCAAGCTGGACACTCCGTGGGGGCTGGAGCGCGAGGTTGATCTCGTTCCCGTGCCCGGCGGGGTGATCATCCCCGACTTCCGCCTGGTCCACCCGGATGGCCGCAGCGTGCTGGTGGAGATCGTGGGCTACTGGCGCCCGGAGTACCTGCGGAAGAAGTTCGAGCTGCTCAGGAAGTCGGGGCGCCGGGACGTGATCGTCTGCGTCTCCGAACGCCTGAACCTGGAGCGGGCGGGGGTGGACCCCAGCGACTTCGACGAGCGCCTGATCTGGTTCAAGGGCGTCCTCCCGCCCAGGGACGTGCTGTCGGTGGCGGAACGGCTCCTGGGCTCGGCGACGGCGGCTTGAATAGGGGAGGTGCTGAGCGCCGAGGCTGGAGTGTGGAGTAACCGTCGAGTGGTCGGCTCAGCGACCTGTAGGAACCCTTGCACATCCGCTTCCGCAAAGCTCCGGTGAGTCTTGGTCACTTTCCCAATTCAAAGTTCCAGAAAACTGCTTCAGGACGTAGTTTTTGCCCCTCCCCCTTGAGGGGGGAGGCCGGGAGGGGGTGAACGGGCTCGCCCTCCCGGCGGGGCGAAATCTCAATACCCCGGAAAACGTACCGGACCACCGTTCAGAACGGGGCTGTTCACCGCCGAATTCATGGGGGGAACCAACACATCTGCCGAAAGCTGGGAGACCCGAGGGACTCCTACCCCCCCAGTGCCTCCCGGGCCAGGTTGCGGAATTTCAGGAGTTCCTTGCTCTGCGGGTCAATTCTCAGGGCAAGCTGGGCGTATTTCAGCGTCTTGTCGTGGTCGCCTGACCGGGACCAGGCCTCAAACGCTTCCTGGCGGTACAGGTAATAGATGGTGGGGACGCCCAGTTCGGCGGCCCGCGCGAAGTTCTCGGCGGCGGCGCCCACCAGACCCAGGCGCAGGTTGGCCTTGCCCAGTCCCCACCAGTTGTAGGGGTCGCCCGGACGCGCCTTGACGTTGCTCTCGCCGATCTGCTTGAGGTTGCGCCAGTTGGCCGCCGCGCTGAAGTCCTCGCCCAGGGCGGCCCGGACCTCGCCCTCCTTGTTCGGCGGGTAAGAGACCATGTATTCGCCGTTGTAGTAGTGCCAGAGGTCCATCAGCTCGGCCTCGCCCAGCCACAGCCGGGAGCCGCGCAGGGGGTCGGAGGTCAGGAAGCGGCCCCGCTCGTAGCCGTACACGGTGCGGAAGTGCGCCACGTTGCTGCCGGGCTGGAGGCGCTGCTGCACCACGACGGGCAGCCCGCGGGACACGAGGTCGCGCAGCAGTTCCGGCGTGCCCGCGTACCGGATCACGCTCCGCAGCCCGAAGCGGCCCAGGTAGTCGGCGAGTTCCAGGCTCGTCACCTGCGGGTCGCGCGCCGAGTCCTTGAGGGCGTTCGCGGCCTGCGCCTGGGTGATCCGCGTGCCGTAGTAGCCCGCGATGGTGAGCGCCGTGACGGGCCCGCAGTTGTCCGGCCCCTGGCGGTCGTAGGGGAGATTTTTCAGGGTCACGCTGGCGGGAAGGGCAGAGGCGGTTCCCAGGATGGCGCAGACAGCGAGGGGAAGCAGGCGGCGCGGCATGCCCCAGCTTGCCGGGTGCGGTGCCCCCTGGGAAGTATCCCGAATAAATATCCATTTAATATCGTACGTCCGCGAATGTCCCCGGGCGTTCAAAATTGACGCGCACGTACATTTTTCCTATGGTGGGGTGACCGTTTTCGCCCGGCACAACTCACCCGGAGGCATCCTCATGGCACTCAAGGAACTCTTCGACCTGACCGGCAAAGTCGCCCTCATCACCGGGGGCTCGCGCGGCCTCGGCCTGCAAATCGCCGAGGGGCTGGGCGAGTACGGCGCCACCGTCGTCCTGACCGCCCGCAAGCAGGACGAGCTGGACGAGGCCAGAGCCCACCTCACCGGAATGGGCATCACCGCGCACGTCTACCAGAACGACCTCTCGCAGTTCGAGACCATCGAGCCGCTCGTCGAGCGCATCGTGGGCGAGGTCGGCCCCATTCA
The Deinococcus aerius DNA segment above includes these coding regions:
- a CDS encoding C39 family peptidase, which produces MPRRLLPLAVCAILGTASALPASVTLKNLPYDRQGPDNCGPVTALTIAGYYGTRITQAQAANALKDSARDPQVTSLELADYLGRFGLRSVIRYAGTPELLRDLVSRGLPVVVQQRLQPGSNVAHFRTVYGYERGRFLTSDPLRGSRLWLGEAELMDLWHYYNGEYMVSYPPNKEGEVRAALGEDFSAAANWRNLKQIGESNVKARPGDPYNWWGLGKANLRLGLVGAAAENFARAAELGVPTIYYLYRQEAFEAWSRSGDHDKTLKYAQLALRIDPQSKELLKFRNLAREALGG
- a CDS encoding DEAD/DEAH box helicase, which translates into the protein MAYALRLDRGTLVMYEVPEAVAGLFVWDARSQSWRAPGKAYRDVMERLREAGVPVRDEAATFQKLELGYAREVTPYPHQQLALNAWKKAGRRGVVVLPTGAGKTLVAQLAMRDTPRSTLICVPTLDLLHQWYSGLLAAFPDAQIGLLGGGSRDETPILISTYDSAAIHAEQLAGRYALQIFDEAHHLPSDFHRSVAELGLAPYRLALTATPKRGDGREVHLEDLVGPVVYQCAPEDLAGDTLADYREVIIKVRLSPAEQRHYDDLIRQRNDFLRRDNIRLGNLEGWQQFILSTGTPQGKAAMRAHREARSMAYGTEGKLRVLEELLANHPSERTLIFTDDNATVYRISHDFLIPAITHQTPVRERHALLEKFRSGAYRVLVTSRVLNEGVDVPEASVAVVLSGTATEREHIQRLGRILRKAEGKNAVLYEVVTEGTSEERVSQQRRGQWQPGQAAFTPTWEDLNAPH
- a CDS encoding DUF790 family protein, with the translated sequence MLPTDLLMFRVKAGLVEPRRLKATTNNLRLAEQAIAAFEANIGKRRLDLDEDLKALEAGRQDFKVLRGMAHLLATGAATFETGGDVEPGAVRAKVFELAQAHPPSRHRRTLILEQAAAALSGETRLRAEDVSELLYADLPDQQRLVAFDPPEPRELLERFNLAQAQGMLYRAYSLIITARRNEPARYKQMLKYTKFFGLMVTVEGDANYGFTLTMDGPTSLFGGTTRYGLALAKFLPALLHVTKWDLTATLKPRKDLAWVDPGDEEWSFQLTSEDGYVSHYKPPEEHDSALEAGFSDRFAKLDTPWGLEREVDLVPVPGGVIIPDFRLVHPDGRSVLVEIVGYWRPEYLRKKFELLRKSGRRDVIVCVSERLNLERAGVDPSDFDERLIWFKGVLPPRDVLSVAERLLGSATAA